ATCCCAGGGCTTCGGCCAAGGCGCGCCAGAGCGCCTCATCCCAGGATGCTATCTGGCGTGTTCGGAGGCGCTCGCTATCGCGCCGAAACCGGGCTGTTTTGTCCAGCAGCCGCGCCCTCTGTAGCGTGTCCAGTATCCGACGCGCCTCTTCTGGCCGCAATCTGGCTAGCTCGGGCTTGCAGTAGGGGATCCGTTCCAGATCGGGATGCTCTAACGTTCGTAAAGAGGCAGGTGCTAGGGGTTGCAGCACAAGCTCAGGAAGCCGGGATCCGTCGGCTCGGTATAGAGCGCCTGTACACGGATCGGCCCGCCAGATGAGGTGCAAGATGACGGCGTTGTAGCGGGGGTCTTGGTGGTGTCCGTGTCGCACCCAGTCGGCCGATCGCCAGTGGAACTCAAGAGCGCCTGCCCAACGCTGCTCCCCTATGAACAGTTCGGCCCCCTCTATGTCTGGCCCTTGATCCGGATTGGGTCGGCCCAGCCGCACCACGCGCACGGGGAGGCCCTCTACGGTGCGAAGCGCATGCGTCTCGAAGGCGCCGTACAGCCAAAGCGCATGCAGCAGCCGCTCCGATGGGGCAGGTCGCATTTGCGAACATCCAGCGGACAGGACCTCGCGGTCCAGGCCGCCGTTACACCGATCGATGGGCCCAGAGCAGCTGGCGCAGTGTCTCGGCTTGCTTGCGGGCCTGTTCGGCGAAGTCCGGGCCCGAGCCCGCCTCCAGAACGCTCCGGCTCACGTTGATCAGGACGCAGCCTCCGCCGGCCGTTCCGTACCGAACGGCCTCGGCCAGGGCCCCGCCCTGGGCTCCTATGCCGGGGATGAGCAGCGGAAGCTCGGGGGCCTTGTGGCGCACGTTCCGGATCGCCTCCGGTTCCGTGGCGCCGACCACAAGCCCCAGGTTCAGGGATCGAGCGCGGGCCCAGGCGTTGACTTGGGCGGCCACCTCTTGGTAGAGGGAGTGTCCCGCTTGCAGGCGCTTTTCCTGTAGCGTCTGCGCCCCCGGATTTGACGTGCGGCAGAGCACGAAGACCGCTTTATCTGGGTAGGCCCAAAACGGTTCCAGGGCTTCAAGCCCCATATACGGGGAGGCCGTCACGGCATCCGCCCGCGGCATGCGCCCCAGGAGGGCTTGCGCGTAAAAGCGCGCGCTATGAGGGATATCGGCCCGCTTGGCGTCCAGGATCACCATCGGACCCGGTGGCACGCTCGATACGAGCGCCTCCAAGGCCGCCCAGCCCGCCGCTCCGTGCGCTTCATAGAAGGCCGTGTTGAACTTAAAGGCGCAGACCACTTCCTCCGTGGCGGCGATCAGGGCCGAAACAAACCGGTAGATGGCCTCTACGGGGTCGCGCTCCGGATGTAGCGCAGCCGGCAACCGTTCCGGATCCGGATCCAGGCCCACGCACAGAAGCGAGCGGCGGGCCTCCTGCAAGGCCCTTAGGCGATCCAGCCAGCTCATATGGAAAGCCATTCCGCGTTCAGGTACGGAACCAAGACCTCCGGCACGCGTACGCGTCCCTCCCGGGTCTGGTAATGCTCCAGAAGGGCCGCCACCACGCGCGGCAGGGCCAGACCGGAGCCGTTGAGTGTATGCACCAGACGGGGCCGGGATCCATCCCGGGGCCGAAAGCGCAGGTTCATGCGGCGGGCTTGAAAATCCTCGAAATTCGAGACGCTGGAGACCTCCAGCCATCGGCTCTGTGCAGGGCTCCAGACCTCCAGGTCGTACTTTTTGGCCGGCGTAAAGCCCAGATCGGCTGTGCACATAAGCAAAACCCGATAGGGAAGCCCAAGTAGCTGCAGCAGCCGTTCGGCGTCCTCTCGCAGGCTTTCCAGTTCCGCGTAGCTCTGTTCCGGATGCGCGATCCTAACCAGCTCGACCTTGTCGAACTGATGCAGCCGGTTAAGCCCCCGTACGTCTCGGCCGTAGGAGCCGGCCTCGCGTCGAAAGCAGGGCGTGTAGGCGCAAAGCCGTATAGGCAGGGCGTCCTCCTCCAGCAGCTCGTCTCGGTAGTAGTTCGTCAAGGGGACTTCGGCCGTGGGAACGAGGTAAAGCTCGTCGCGCTCGATTACGTACATCAGGTCCTCTTTGTCGGGAAGCTGGCCCGTGCCGCGGGCGCTGGAGGCGTTTACCAGCAGCGGGGGCTCCATCTCCAGATAGCCCCGCCGGGCCGCCTCGTCCAAGAAGAAGGCGATAAGCGCCCGCTGCAGACGGGCCCCCATGCCGACGTAAAACGGAAAGCCGGATCCCGACACCTTGGCTCCGCGGGCAAAATCGATGATCCCCAGCGCCTCGGCGATCTCCCAATGCGGCCGCAGCCCCTCAGAGGGGCGAGGGTCTCCCCAAATGCGCACGACCTGGTTGTCTGAGGCCGACCGCCCAACGGGCACCGAGGGGTGGGGGGGATTGGGGATCTGCAGCAGAAGCGCCTCTTGCTCGGATTCGATCGCCTGCAGGCGCTCTTCAAGCTGCCGGATGCAGTATTTGAGCTCCGCCGTCTGGGTCTTGATCGCGCTGGCCTCCTCTTGACGACTCTGCCCCATGAGCTGACCGATTTGTCGAGAGAGCGCATTCAGCTCAGCCCGCAGACGATCGGCCTCTGCTTGCAGGCGGCGCCGCTCCTCGTCCAAGCGCAGGATTTGATCCACCAGTGCCGGATCGCCGGCTTGCTTAAGCAAAACAGCCTGCCGGATCCGCTCTGGGTCTTGTCGCAACAGCCGAATATCGATCATGCTTTGCAGAACGGGCTATGCGGCCGCCAAGCTACACCTTTTGCCGCGGCTGGCGCAATCGGTTGCGATCCGATCGCGTCCCGCTGTACCTTTGTTCAGGATGCATAGCAAGCGAAGGTAGCAACATGAAGCCCGGTATCCATCCCGAGTACCGCGAAGTAACCGTGCACTGCATCTGCGGCAACAGCTTCAAGACACGCTCGACGGCCAAGCGGGACATCAAGGTCGAGATCTGCGCGGTCTGCCATCCGTTCTACACGGGTAAGCAAAAGTTCGTCGACACCGCAGGCCGCGTCGAGAAGTTCATGCGCAAATACGGCCAAGCTTACAACCCGCAGTAGGACATAAGCGTGTAGCGTGCACACAGGCGGGGCGGCCACATAAGGTCGCCTCTGTTTGTTTTTGGGCCGGAGCTCGGCGCATGACCCAGATCGTTTATCTCGTGGAGGATGCCCAAGTAGCGCGCCTGCTTCCGCTGGTGTGGACCCGACCTGTTTTCGAGCTGCGCGTGGGCGTGCGCACGCTCTGGGAGAAGCATCGTCGGCTCTGGGGGGGCGGTGTGGAGCTGCGGGCCTGGGTGCGGCCCTTCCTGGCGCCCTGGACCGAGCAAGCCTACGACATCGCGGCAAACCGGTGGAGGCCCGCGGATGTCATTTTTTGGGTGAACGCCCGCTGGATCCCCACAGAGACCCAGGTACGCGCCATGAGGGATGCGCGGGGGCCGCAGAGCTGGTGGTCGGGCTCGCAGTGGTTGGCTCTGCGCCTGGAAGGCGAGGCGCTGCTGAGGTGGGATCCCGAACAGGGGGACCCGAACAAGGCCTCCGAGGGATGGCCCCGCACCGATTGGGAGGGGGTTCAGCTCCTGCGGAGGCTAGGGGATGTGGTTTACGAAAGCGCGGCCGAGTTGACGCGAGAGCTCAGCGATTTCCCCCTAGGCCGCTTTGAGGGTCGAATGCACGCAGGCGCCCTTGGGCTTACACCGGAGCGCATATACCTGGCCCCCGGATCGGTGGTTTATCCGGGCGCGGTGCTCAATGCGGAATCCGGCCCGATCGTGGTCGACGAGGGGGCTGAGGTGGGAGAGTTAGCCGCCATCCGCGGGCCATGCTACATCGGCCCGCATACGCAGGTGCGTATGGGCGCGCGCCTGTATGGCGGCACAAGCATTGGGCCCGTCTGTAGGGTGGGGGGAGAGGTCGTGATGACGACTTTCCAGGGCTATGCCAACAAGGCCCACGACGGGCATCTGGGGCATGCCTGGATCGGCGCATGGGTCAATTTGGGGGCCGGCACGCAGAGCTCCAATCTCAAAAACGATTACCGGCCCGTGCGCATCTGGGATGCGCTCGAGGGTCGTTTTGTGGACACGGATCGGCAGTTTTTGGGGCTATTTGCTGCCGACCACGTCAAATCCGCCGTCGGAACCACGTTCAATACGGGCACGGTCGTGGGGGTGGGGGCCAACGTATTCGGGGCCGGTTTTCCCCGAACGGTCATCCCGTCGTTTAGCTGGGGAGGGGCGGCGGGCTTCAGCACCTATCCCCTGGACCGCTTTTTGGCCGCAGCCGAGCGCGTGCTTGCTCGTCGAAATCGCTCCCTATCGGAGGCGGACCGGGAGCTGTTGCGCTACGTCTACGAGGCCACACGCCCAGAGCGCACTTGGGAATCCTGATGCCGCGCCGATCTGCGATTCCACGTCCGGCGCCACAGGCGCCGATGCGCCAGTGGGCCTTATATGCGCTGCGGCGCGTAGCAGAAGAGGGGGCTTTCGCCGCCCGGTTGGCCGATGCCGAACGGCTTACGATCCCCCAACGCCCCCAAGTCACGGAGCTGGTTCAGGGGGCGCTGCGGTGGCGCCGCTATGTGGACTTTCTGCTGGCGCGCTGGTACCGTCGCGCCGATCGTCTGGAGCCCGCCGTGCGGGCCATGCTTTGGATCGGGCTATACGAGCTGCGTTTTACAAGCGCCCCGACCCCGGTCGTGGTGAACGCCTGGACTGAGATCGCTCGAGAGTATCTTCATGAAGGCGCAGCCAAGCTGGTGCACGCTCTGCTGCGCCGTGCCCTGCGCGAGCCGCGCTGGCCGGAGCCGGATGTCGAGGATGCCGTGCAGCGGCTCGGGATTCGGTATTCGTACCCGGATTGGATCGTAGAGGGCTGGCTGCGCTGCTGGGGGCGCGAGCGTACAGAGGCCTTGTTGCGCTGGGGTAACGAGCGGCCGCGTTTTGCTGTGCGCCTCAACCCCCGCCGGGTGCGCTCTTGGCAGGACCTGGGACTGTCTTCGGAGACGCTGGAGCGCCTGCGGCCGGAGCCCGTAGAGGGGTTAGAGCGGACCTTTTGGGTGCACGCTCTGGCGCCGCTTCGAGGTGCCCTTCTGCGAGGCATGCTCGCAGTACAGGATCCGGCCTCGGCTTGGGTGGTGCGGTTGTTGGATCCCCAACCCGGGGAGCGCATCTTGGACCTTTGCGCCGCCCCAGGAGGGAAAACCTTGCTCATTGCCGAGCTGATGGCCGATCAGGGGGAGGTTTGGGCTATAGAGGTTCACCCTGGTCGGTCGCGTTACCTGGAGGGCGCCGTCGGCCGGTATGGCGCCCGATGCGTGCGCGTGTTGCAGGCGGACGGTCGACGGTGGCGACAGGGGCTTTTCGACCGGGTTCTCGTAGACGCCCCCTGTACGGGCCTGGGTGTGCTCGCCAAGCGAGCCGATCTGCGCTGGGCGCGGCAGCCAGAGGATGTGCCTAAGCTGGTGGCTCTGCAGCGGGAGCTTTTGGAGAACGCCGCCCAACTCGTCCGGCCCGGCGGGGTGTTGTTGTACGCCACTTGCACGCTGTGGCCCGAGGAGAACGAAGAGCAGGTGCAGGCCTTTTTAGCCCGACATCCGGAGTTTACGCTGGAGTCCGCATGCGGCTGGGTGCCTGCCGGTTGGGTTCAGGAATCGGGCTGGATGGTGAGCTTTCCCCCCGATACGGGCGCCGATGGGGTTTTCGCTGCGCGGTTGCGCCGGCATCGCTAGGCGGGAATGGAGCGGCCCTCTTTGCTGTTGAAAGGCTCGGAAAGATTTTAGATTTTCGCTATTCGAAGGTGCATTTTGCGACGCCCCCGTTGGCCTCAGAGTGCGGAGGACGGCATGAGATGGTGGGAGCTGCTCTTTCGTTATAAAATGCGCGTGGGCATGCTGGCCTGGCTCTTTCACCGCATCAGCGGCCTGGCCCTCGTGGGCTACATTATTGTCCACGTCTACGGGCTTCGGACCCTAACGGATCGCGATCAATTCAACGCCCTGATCGCGGGTTATCATCATCCCCTCTTTCGGGTGCTGGAGATCTTCCTTTTGGCTGCTGTGACGTATCACGCGCTAAATGGGTTGCGGATCGTGCTCATTGATTTTCTGGGATGGTCTCCCCAGCAGAAACGGCTTTTCTGGACCCTTTCAGGAGCCGCGGTGCTCATCATCGGGCTGGGGGCCTATCCTATCTTGCGGATGTTCTTTTAAGGAGCGCACGAGACCATGAGGCATCTATATCAGCCCTCGCCACGTCCCCGGGCATTTTGGTGGTTTTTCCATCGGGTCTCGGGAAGCGTGCTTGTGATTATGCTCATCGTGCACTACTGGGTGCAGCATTATGATCCGGCCACGGCCACGATGACCTCCGAGCTGCTTTCTGAGGGGGAGCTACCCCGCTACGGAGAGGCCGCGCAAGCCCGCACGGGGCTAGTAGAGCCGACGCCATACGATCTGGTCATGGCCCGACTGGCCGATCCTGCTTATGCGTGGTTTTGGAAGACCTACAACCTGCTTTTTCTGCTCTTCGCCTTACATCATGGCTTTTACGGGCTCTCCAACATAATCGGAGACTATGTTCGCCACGACATGGCGCGGCTGCTGCTGACCGTGCTGGCCTGGTGTGTGGCTCTGTTTTTGCTCGTGGTTGGGGCCTATTCCGTGATCACGGCGGGCTGGAATTACACTCCCCCCAAGCCCGGCTGACATCCGAAAAGGGGGATAATCGGGTATGGCGGTCTTTGAGCATGAGGTCGTCGTAGTGGGCGCAGGGGGCGCGGGGCTCATGGCGGCTCGTTATGCCGCCGAGGGAGCCGATGTGGCCGTGCTTAGCAAGCTGCATCCGTTGCGCTCCCATACCGGGGCCGCTCAGGGCGGCATCTGCGCTGCTTTGGGCAACGAGGAAGAAGATCACTGGATTTGGCACGCCTTTGATACGGTCAAGGGCTCCGATTATCTGGGCGATCAGGACGCGATCGTGGTCATGTGCCAAGACGCGCCCCGGACCATCATCGAGCTGGAGCACGACGGCGTGCCGTTTTCCCGCACCCCAGATGGCAAGATCGCCCAGCGGCCCTTTGGCGGGCATACGCGCAACTTCGGGCAGGCCCCTGTACGCCGGGCCTGTTACGCGGCCGATCGAACGGGCCATGTGATCCTGCACACCCTCTATGAGCAGTGTCTGAAGCGCAAGGTGCGCTTCTATAATGAGTTTCAGGTGCTGGACTTGCTGATCAACCCCGATGGCGAGACGGCCGGTGTGGTGGCCTACGAGATTCGAACGGGTGAGATCCACACATTTCGCGCTAGGGCCGTTGTGCTCGCCACCGGCGGCTACGGCCGCGTCTACAAGACGACCTCAAACGCGCACGCCAACACGGGCGATGGGTTCGCCCTCGCCTTGCGAGCCGGCATCCCGCTAGAAGACATGGAGTTTGTGCAGTTTCACCCCACGGGCATGTACCGGCTGGGCATCCTCATCACGGAAGGTGCCCGCGGCGAGGGCGGCGTGCTGCGTAACCGCTATGGGGAGCGCTTCATGGAGCGCTACGCCCCGACGGTCAAGGATCTGGCCCCGCGCGATGTGATCAGCCGCTGTATCTACCAGGAAATCCGCGAGGGCCGCGGCATAGACGGCAAGGACTACGTGTATTTGGATCTCACCCACCTGAGCCTTAAGGAAATCGAAACGAAACTTCCCGAGATCGCCACGTTTTCGAAGATTTACCTCGGTATCGACCCGTCACGGCAGCCTGTGCCCGTGGCCCCCACCTGCCATTACGCCATGGGGGGCATTCCGACGGATGTGGACGGACGCGTCTACCGGTCCGTTCGGTTGCTAGACGGTCGAGACGGAAACTATCAGGACGCAAAGGGCCATTGGGTCACCCCGTCTTTTGAGCTAGAGTACGTTCCGGGCTTGTATGCGGCTGGAGAGGTGGCCTGTGTCTCCGTGCACGGCGCCAACCGGCTGGGCACCAACTCGCTACTGGATCTTGTGGTCTTCGGACGTCGAGTGGGCAAGGCCATTGTGCGCGAACTCGAAACAGGCGGGCGCAAGCTGCCTGCGCTTCCGGATAACCCCGAGCAGCGGGCTCGGCAGGTGTTGGAGGCTATCTTGAGCCGCACCGAGGGGGAGTCCGTGGCTCGGGTGCGGGCCGATCTGCAGCAGATGATGATGGATTACGTTTCCGTCTTCCGCACCGCCGAGACCTTGGAGAAGGCTCGCCAAGCGATCGCCGAGATACGCCAGCGGGCTGAGCGCGTGCGCATCGACGACCACGGCAAGCAGTTCAACACCGATCTTATGGAGGCCTGGGAGCTGCTGTCCTTGGTGGACGTAGCCGAATCGATTATCCACAGCGCCGAAGCCCGCACGGAAAGCCGCGGCGCCCACACCCGAGAAGACTATCCCAATCGGGACGATCAACGTTGGCTCAAGCACACGCTCTTTTACCGACACCCGGATCAGTCCACAGAGCTGCGCTATCGACCCGTGGTCATCTTGCCGGCGGAGCAGTATCCTTTCTTCCAGCCCAAGGAGCGCAAGTACTGATGGACAGCTGGTCGACGATGTCCCTGATCTGGGCCGTGGCCCTGAGCATTCTAGCTCTACATGGGGGGCGTCGGGCGTGGATGCGTTATCGCAACGGGGACTATGACTTGATTAGGCTTCTGGGCCTTTGGGGCGGATTGCTCCTGGGGTGTGCCCTCTTGTGGCTAGGCTACTGGACCATTCGCGGAGCCATCTGAAGGCGAGGAACGACCCATGCAGGTGACAGTCAAAATCAAGCGCTTCAATCCCGAGACCGACTCGGCGCCGCACTGGGCAACCTACCAGGTGCCGGCTGATCCCATGGATCGGGTTCTAGACCTGCTCAACTACATCAAATGGAACATCGACGGCACGCTCACGTATCGACGCTCCTGCGCCCATGGCGTATGTGGGTCCGACGCCATGCGGATCAACGGGGAGAACAAACTGGCCTGCTCCGTGCTCGTCAAGGACTTGGGCTCTGAGATCACCATCGAGCCTCTGCCCGTGCTTCCGGTGATCAAGGACCTGGTCGTAGACATGAGTGCTTTTTTCCGGAAGTACGAAGCCGTCAAGCCCTGGCTCATCAACGAAGACCCCCCGCCGGAGCGGGAGCGGCTGCAAAGCCCTCGGGAGCACGCCCTGATCGAAGAGGCCACCAAATGCATCCTGTGCGGGGCCTGCACCCAAAGCTGCCCTTCGACCTGGGCCGATCCCGACTACCTGGGCCCGGCCGCCCTGCTTAAGGCCTACCGGTTTGTGTTCGACTCCCGGGATCAGGGCGCGGAGGAGCGGCTGCGCATCGTCGACAGCAACGAAGGCCTCTGGAAGTGCTACACGATCTTCAACTGCGTGCAGGCCTGCCCGAAGGAGATCGACATCACGCGCTGGATCTCCGCGCTGAAGCGGCGCGCCGTCACCGCCCGCTATTGACCCGATCGTTCCTTGCTGCATTACTTGGAGTTGTCCAAAGACCTAATCTCAACCCACACCACTTGCCAGGCGCGCGTCCCTGAGAGGGCGACGCGCCTGTTTGTTTTCTTGACTTTCGCGGCCGTTTTCCGTAATTAGCGGCGCCCCGAAGATCTGCCGCATCCGAATCGGATGTTTTCGGAAAGCGCACACAGCGGGTCGCCTTCTGCTCGCAAAGCGGGATCGATCCGCAAGTGAGGATCTTCGGGTCGATTGGCGACGGCGTGCGGTTCTGCTGGGGTTTCTTGTGTCCCATTCCGAGCCGGGCAAGCCGCCGCAGAGGCACATCTACGGGAAGCGTCGCAACCAATGATGCGGTTAGCCGTTTTCGTATCCGGTCGCGGGTCGAATTTACGCGCCCTCTGGGGGGCTATTCGGTCAGGCTATGTACCGGCGGAGCTCGCTTGCGTGGTATCCGACCGGGCTTGCGCGGCCTTGGGCTGGGCCCAAGAGCAGGGCATTCCCGCTCATGTAGTGCCCTTTACGGAGGACGCAGAGGCCTTCGCCCAAGCCCTGCAGGCCGTGCTATGGCCCTACGGGGTTGAGGGCCTGGTTTTGGCTGGATATCTGCGGCCGATCCCCCCGGCCGTGGTCTCGGCCTATCGAGACCGGATCTTAAACGTGCATCCGGCCCTGCTGCCGGCCTTTGGCGGAAAGGGCTTCTACGGACGGCGCGTGCACGAGGCTGTGCTCGCCTCCGGGGTGCGCTGGACGGGGGTTACGGTGCACCTGGTAAACGAGGCCTACGATGCGGGTCCCATTGTAGTCCAGGAGCCCGTGCCCGTGCTGCCCGAGGATACGCCTGAGTCGCTGCAGGCGCGCGTGCAGGCTGTAGAGCATCGGCTGTTGCCGCTTGCCGTGCGTTGGCTAGCCCAGGGGCGTATTCGTTTGCAAAACGGACGGGTGCAGCTTCTACCTCCTGAGCCCGTTTTGGAGCAGGAGCTTCAGGTTCGACGGGCGTTGCTGTCCGTTTCCGACAAGACCGGTCTGCTGGAGCTGGCCCGTGCGCTGCAGGAGTTGGGCGTGGAGCTGCTCTCCACGGGGGGGACGGCGCGCGCACTGCGAGAGGCTGGCCTAGAGGTGACGCTCGTAGAGGCCTACACGGGCTGGCCGGAGATGCTCGGGGGGCGGGTTAAGAGCCTGCATCCGCAGCTGCACGCCGCGATTCTGGCCCGTCGGGATCAAGTGGCGGACCTAGAGGCGCTGGAACGCTGGGGGGTGGAATGCATAGATCTGGTGGTGGTCAATTTCTACCCGTTTCCGAAGGCGTCCGCTCAAGCCCTAGCGACGCAGGAGGAAGCGATAGAGCAAATAGATATCGGGGGGCCGGCCCTGGTGCGCGCGGCGGCCAAAAACCATCAATGGGTGGCCGTGCTGACCGACCCGGCTCAGTATGCGGAGATTCTGGAGGAGTTGCGCGCCTCCGGCGGGCGGCTTTCGCTTCGGACCCGAAAGCAACTGGCTCAGGCCGCTTTCGCCCGCACGGCGGCCTATGAGGCGGCTATAGCTCAGTACTTTGCACAAGAGCCATGGCCCACATGGTGGGCGCAGGCCTGGCCCTTGGCGCAACCGCTTCGCTACGGGGAAAACCCTCATCAGCGGGCGGCCTTTTACGGCGACATGGCCGCTTTTATCGAGTTGCTTCACGGGCGGGAGCTTTCGTACAACAACCTGCTCGACATCGACGCGGCGCTTCAGCTGGCTGAGGAGTTCGCCGAGGACGCGATGCTATGCGCCATCTTCAAGCACACCAACCCCTGTGGGGTGGCCTTGGGCGGCAGTGCGCGCCAGGCCTGGGAGCGGGCCCTGCGAGCCGACCCGCAGGCCCCGTTCGGGGGGATCGTGATTTTTACCCACCCCATAGACGACGAGGCGGCGCAGGCCGTAGATCAGCTGTTTACGGAGATTATCCTGGCGCCGGACTTTACGCCGGAGGCTCTGGAGCGACTAAAACAGAAGCGCCATCGTCGGCTCATTCGCTGGCGTCCGGCCCAGAGGCCCCGCTGGCAACTGCGCTCCGCGCTCGGGGGGGTGCTGGTGCAGGAGCGCGACACGGGCGCGGATGCGGACGTATCTTGGTGGGTTCCCACCCGGCGCCAGCCCACAGAGGCCGAATGGAGGGCGCTTCGGTTCGCCTGGCGCGTGGTGCGGCATGTAAAATCCAACGCGATCGTCGTGGCCGAGGAAGGGGCCACTTTGGGCATAGGGGCCGGCCAGATGTCCCGCGTTGACGCGGCGCGCTTGGCCGTCTGGAAGGCGCAGCAGGCCGGTTTCGCCCTTCGGGGTGCTGTGGCGGCTTCGGACGCCTTCTTCCCGTTTCCCGACGGTTTAGAGGTGCTAGCCGAAGCCGGTGTGCGGGCCGTCATACAGCCCGGCGGTTCGATTCGAGACGCCGAGGTGGTGGCGGCGGCCGATCGGATGGGGGTGGCGATGGTTTTCACCGGAACAAGACACTTCCGACACTGAAGGGACGTAGGCATGGGGTTGTTGGATTTTCTCTGGATCGACGTGGCTATCGACCTGGGTACGGCGAACACGTTGCTGTACGTGCGAGGCAAAGGTATCGTGCTTAATGAGCCCTCTATCGTGGCCGTACACCGCTCCACGCGCAAAGTGATCGCCATCGGTCATGAGGCCCTGCAGATGCACGAAAAGACCCACCCCGAGATCCAAACGATTCGGCCGCTGCGCGATGGGGTGATCGCGGATTTCGAGGTGGCCGAGCAGATGATCCGTGGGCTTATCCGCCGGGTTCAGAACCGATGGTACACGTCCACCCGCCGGATCGTGATCTGCGTGCCAAGCGGGATCACAGAGGTCGAAAAGCGCGCCGTGCGGGATTCGGCCGAGCAAGCCGGCGCGCGCGAAGTATACCTGATCGACGAGCCCATGGCGGCGGCCATCGGGATCGGGCTCAACGTGCACGAGCCCGTGGGGAATATGATCGTCGACATCGGGGGGGGTACGACCGAGATCGCTGTCATCGCCTTAAGTGGGATCGTCTTGGCGGAATCCATCCGCATTGGCGGTAACGAGCTCGATGAGGCCATCATCCAGTACTTCCGCAAGCACCACAGCTTGCTTATCGGAGAGCGCACAGCCGAACGCATCAAATGCGAAATCGGGTCCACCGTGGAATTGGATCCTGAGCTAGAGATCACGGTGCGGGGCCGAGATCTCATATACGGCATTCCCCGTACGCGTACGATTAGCTCCATCGATGTACGGGAGGCGATCCGGGAGCCCGTACAGGCCATCGTGGAGGCTGTGGTTCGTTCGCTAGAACGCACGCCCCCGGAGTTGGCGGCCGATATCGTAGAGCGCGGCATCATGCTCACCGGCGGGGGCGCCCTGCTAAGGGGGCTAGACCGACTCATCCGAGAACGTGTGCAGCTTCCGGTGCACGTGGCCGATGATCCCCTTACGGCCGTCGTGCGCGGAACGGGCAAGGTCTTGGATGACCTGGATACCTACGCCAAGGTCCTCTCGTAAGGCGTCTTCCCCATGGCAGGCTTCTGGCGCATCTGGGGGCGGATCCGCGACCACGTGTTGCTCGCGGTCCTGCTCAGCTTGAGCCTGCTTACGCTGTTGCATCAACAGAGCGAACAGCTTCGTTTGCTCCGTCTGTTGGCTTTAGGGGCCACGGCTTGGGTGCTCGATTACACGGATCGGGCTTTAGGGATCCTCCGGCTGGCCGGGGAAAATGAGCGGCTGCGCCAAGAAAACCTGCGCCTTTCAGGGGAGCTCAGCAAGCTTCGCACGGCGGAGGTGCTGTATCAACGCCTGGAGGGCTGGTGGCGGGCCCCCGATTCCCTGTTTCGCGCCTGGCCCGCCGTGCCGGCCCGTGTGGTGGGGAAGGATCTTACGGGCCTACACAACCGGCTTGTACTCGGCATCGGGCGCTCCTCTGGCGTTGAACCCGGCATGCCTGTCGTGACCCCCGAGGGGCTAGTGGGCAAAATCCTCGTAGTGGGGTCCCGTTATAGCTTAGCCCAGGCGTATTTGAACACGGACTGGCGCGTGAGCGCCGTGTTGATGCGGCAACGAGCCCTCGGTGTGGTGCGCTGGGATGGTCGTAGGC
The Bacteroidota bacterium DNA segment above includes these coding regions:
- the pyrF gene encoding orotidine-5'-phosphate decarboxylase, with product MSWLDRLRALQEARRSLLCVGLDPDPERLPAALHPERDPVEAIYRFVSALIAATEEVVCAFKFNTAFYEAHGAAGWAALEALVSSVPPGPMVILDAKRADIPHSARFYAQALLGRMPRADAVTASPYMGLEALEPFWAYPDKAVFVLCRTSNPGAQTLQEKRLQAGHSLYQEVAAQVNAWARARSLNLGLVVGATEPEAIRNVRHKAPELPLLIPGIGAQGGALAEAVRYGTAGGGCVLINVSRSVLEAGSGPDFAEQARKQAETLRQLLWAHRSV
- the rsmB gene encoding 16S rRNA (cytosine(967)-C(5))-methyltransferase RsmB, which codes for MPRRSAIPRPAPQAPMRQWALYALRRVAEEGAFAARLADAERLTIPQRPQVTELVQGALRWRRYVDFLLARWYRRADRLEPAVRAMLWIGLYELRFTSAPTPVVVNAWTEIAREYLHEGAAKLVHALLRRALREPRWPEPDVEDAVQRLGIRYSYPDWIVEGWLRCWGRERTEALLRWGNERPRFAVRLNPRRVRSWQDLGLSSETLERLRPEPVEGLERTFWVHALAPLRGALLRGMLAVQDPASAWVVRLLDPQPGERILDLCAAPGGKTLLIAELMADQGEVWAIEVHPGRSRYLEGAVGRYGARCVRVLQADGRRWRQGLFDRVLVDAPCTGLGVLAKRADLRWARQPEDVPKLVALQRELLENAAQLVRPGGVLLYATCTLWPEENEEQVQAFLARHPEFTLESACGWVPAGWVQESGWMVSFPPDTGADGVFAARLRRHR
- the sdhC gene encoding succinate dehydrogenase, cytochrome b556 subunit; amino-acid sequence: MRWWELLFRYKMRVGMLAWLFHRISGLALVGYIIVHVYGLRTLTDRDQFNALIAGYHHPLFRVLEIFLLAAVTYHALNGLRIVLIDFLGWSPQQKRLFWTLSGAAVLIIGLGAYPILRMFF
- a CDS encoding putative sugar nucleotidyl transferase, coding for MTQIVYLVEDAQVARLLPLVWTRPVFELRVGVRTLWEKHRRLWGGGVELRAWVRPFLAPWTEQAYDIAANRWRPADVIFWVNARWIPTETQVRAMRDARGPQSWWSGSQWLALRLEGEALLRWDPEQGDPNKASEGWPRTDWEGVQLLRRLGDVVYESAAELTRELSDFPLGRFEGRMHAGALGLTPERIYLAPGSVVYPGAVLNAESGPIVVDEGAEVGELAAIRGPCYIGPHTQVRMGARLYGGTSIGPVCRVGGEVVMTTFQGYANKAHDGHLGHAWIGAWVNLGAGTQSSNLKNDYRPVRIWDALEGRFVDTDRQFLGLFAADHVKSAVGTTFNTGTVVGVGANVFGAGFPRTVIPSFSWGGAAGFSTYPLDRFLAAAERVLARRNRSLSEADRELLRYVYEATRPERTWES
- the rpmE gene encoding 50S ribosomal protein L31; its protein translation is MKPGIHPEYREVTVHCICGNSFKTRSTAKRDIKVEICAVCHPFYTGKQKFVDTAGRVEKFMRKYGQAYNPQ
- the serS gene encoding serine--tRNA ligase → MIDIRLLRQDPERIRQAVLLKQAGDPALVDQILRLDEERRRLQAEADRLRAELNALSRQIGQLMGQSRQEEASAIKTQTAELKYCIRQLEERLQAIESEQEALLLQIPNPPHPSVPVGRSASDNQVVRIWGDPRPSEGLRPHWEIAEALGIIDFARGAKVSGSGFPFYVGMGARLQRALIAFFLDEAARRGYLEMEPPLLVNASSARGTGQLPDKEDLMYVIERDELYLVPTAEVPLTNYYRDELLEEDALPIRLCAYTPCFRREAGSYGRDVRGLNRLHQFDKVELVRIAHPEQSYAELESLREDAERLLQLLGLPYRVLLMCTADLGFTPAKKYDLEVWSPAQSRWLEVSSVSNFEDFQARRMNLRFRPRDGSRPRLVHTLNGSGLALPRVVAALLEHYQTREGRVRVPEVLVPYLNAEWLSI
- a CDS encoding succinate dehydrogenase is translated as MRHLYQPSPRPRAFWWFFHRVSGSVLVIMLIVHYWVQHYDPATATMTSELLSEGELPRYGEAAQARTGLVEPTPYDLVMARLADPAYAWFWKTYNLLFLLFALHHGFYGLSNIIGDYVRHDMARLLLTVLAWCVALFLLVVGAYSVITAGWNYTPPKPG